The Apus apus isolate bApuApu2 chromosome 4, bApuApu2.pri.cur, whole genome shotgun sequence genome contains the following window.
GACAGCAACAGCTCTGCTAAGACCACATGGCCACTTCTGGAAAGGTAAGGACAAAGCATTTCCCATGCCCTGCTCTTGGGGAAACATTCTGCAAATGGCTCAGCCTGCCGTCCTCTGACCTTACTGCCCCAACTCATCCAAACCTCTCTGAATTACACGAGCTTCTGGTTTCATACAACTGCATGTCTTGGTACCTGCATGAGGTACTGCATtcctcccctgctctgcccagcagctcgggaaggaaaatattgaacagtCCTGCTCTGAAAAATGCCCTCCTGCTCAGgcccaccctgtgcccctgctttggcagggaaACAAACACTGCTCTTCAGAGATGCAGTCTTGCAGCCACTCATCCCCTGCACTCAGCCTTGTCCCTGGCAGTACTGTTTCAAGCTGCAAGCTGAATTTTGCTCACATCAAACCAGCTCTGGGGTGATCGGCTTGGGAAATGACACACACAAATCATCCCTCTGGCATTGGAAAAAACTGTCCAGTTGCTGGCCAGAAGGGGACTGTTCCTTAACCACTCTTAGGTACCTTCAGACTAACAGCAAAGCTCTTAACAGGCTTTTCCACTAGGTTGGGTCCACAGTCCGTGTCACAGCACAATCTGTATGATGACATGGTGAAAAATCCACAAAAGCCATTTAAAACCCAATAATGTCCTCAGGGTAAACTTCATACTCTTTGTGTGACAACACACAAGTGGTGTTTCCTCAGACCTTAAACTAGGCCAGGGTGTATTGATCATCACTTGATTTTGTGTACAGCTGAGCACTACCAGTCTCTGCACCTCTCTCTGCACCTTCAGGAGACTGTAGGACAACTGTCCCAACCATGTGCTAAAGGTAAACGTTCCCATGCAGCATAATCCTCTCTATTGCTTCCAGGTTATCagatgcagagctgctgttgccTGGGCTGTAGGCAAACCACTGTCTATTGAAGAGGTGGAGGTTGCACCTCCAAAGGCAGGTGAAGTCCGTGTCAAGGTAAAAACACGATccactatttttctttttctgccatgTGCCAATTGTGAATCATGTCTTCTAATAGGCCCTGACTCTTCAGAGAAGTCCTCTGAAGAATCCTTCCACAACCCCAGTTACAAAGAGGTCAGACCATTTCAACAGCTCatcatcttttctttcctctccaaaCAGATTGTGGCCACAGGCATCTGTCGCACCGATGACCATGTTTTGCAAGGTTGTTTTCCTAACATGAATTTCCCAGTTATCCCAGGCCATGAAGGAGCTGGGATTGTGGAAAGTGTTGGAGAAGGAGTGAGCTCTGTGAAACCAGGTAAGACATGCACACAAATACACACCCAGGATTCGTGGTCTTCAGGGCCTGCCCAGAAAGAATCATAACATGGTACCTAACATGGGATGTGTATTATTCCAGGTGACAAGGTTATCCCTGTTTGCCTTCCACAGTGTGGGGAATGCAGCTTCTGCCTGAATCCTGAATCCAATTACTGCCTGAAGACCCAGTGAGTTTGCTGTGCCTTTTCCTACACTGAAAAGGAGTCAGCTGTCTCTCAACAGGTCTGACAGTCCCACATGTGCTTTCtttcatgaaaacaaatgcttACTCCTCCCAACAGCTTCTCTGAATCACAATGCCTGCTGCCTGACAAGACCAGCCGGTTCACTTGCAAGGGCAAGCAGATCCACCACTTCTTGTGGGTCAGCACCTTTGCAGAATACACCGTGATCCCAGAGTACACCGTTGCCAAGATAGATGCTGCTGCACCTCTGGACAAAGTCTGCTTGCTTGGCTGTGGGTTTTCCACAGGCTACGGAGCTGCCATCAACACTGCCAAGGTTGGTATTCAGGCGTGTCGAGCACAAGCACTGCGTGGCTGCCCTTGCACCCTCACCAGCCCTGTGTGGCAGAAACCTCCTCTTCACACCACAGACTCACAGGGCCCCATGTGGTGCA
Protein-coding sequences here:
- the LOC127384594 gene encoding alcohol dehydrogenase 1 isoform X2, yielding MATSGKVIRCRAAVAWAVGKPLSIEEVEVAPPKAGEVRVKIVATGICRTDDHVLQGCFPNMNFPVIPGHEGAGIVESVGEGVSSVKPGDKVIPVCLPQCGECSFCLNPESNYCLKTHFSESQCLLPDKTSRFTCKGKQIHHFLWVSTFAEYTVIPEYTVAKIDAAAPLDKVCLLGCGFSTGYGAAINTAKVKPGSTCAVFGVGGVGLPVVMGCKAAGASRIIAVDINKDKLAKAKELGATDCISPQDFKKPIQEVITEMTGHGVDYSFEVIGHADTMIAALASCNINTGVFVMIGEVDAGSSVSVDPTLLLTGRTWKGSLLGGWKTRDCVPKLVSSYLEKKFNLDLLITHTLPLAKVNEGFELLRAGKSIRSILLF